One Drosophila santomea strain STO CAGO 1482 chromosome X, Prin_Dsan_1.1, whole genome shotgun sequence DNA segment encodes these proteins:
- the LOC120455695 gene encoding fibrinogen-like protein 1, protein MFRIMKPQCLILLLSLSISLASASAAKDLQRIKMTDQNDDNPCSAYRIWVWRPILDRFVKVNSSEELKHQMNAMAETIKDLQTRIRHKDEQLLLQATQLKDQSARVNVLSKNLQILRTEWLTANAELKSKDIQIQLGAEKLNHMSDELLKCSRQDTCPIDRKNGIYKLKIRGLDAFEAPCSSTGWLSIQKRHDGSENFDRTWQDYKDGFGRVRGEFFIGLEKVHRMTRQRRHELYIKLGKIDGSTSYAHYDDFEIGGEHEAYALKSLGHYNGTAGDSLRPHERQKFTTNDRDNDAYRFNCAADEYGGWWYYDCAKSMLNGKFYKEGRSRNGKTNGIMWGSWHNNDWTYSLTFVEMMIKPRSF, encoded by the exons ATGTTCAGGATAATGAAACCCCAATGCCTTATCCTTCTTCTCTCGCTTTCCATATCCTTGGCTTCCGCCAGCGCAGCGAAGGATCTGCAGAGGATCAAAATGACGGATCAAAATGACGACAATCCATGCAGCGCGTACCGCATTTGGGTGTGGAGACCCATCCTCGATCGCTTCGTGAAGGTGAACTCCAGCGAGGAGCTGAAGCATCAGATGAACGCCATGGCAGAAACCATCAAGGACCTGCAGACTCGCATCAGACACAAGGACGAGCAGCTTCTGCTGCAAGCCACACAGCTGAAAGATCAAAGTGCCAGGGTGAACGTTCTATCCAAGAATCTGCAGATTCTGCGCACTGAGTGGCTAACTGCGAATGCGGAGCTCAAAAGCAAGGACATACAGATACAATTGGGTGCCGAAAAACTCAACCACATGAGCGATGAACTCTTGAAGTGCAGCCGCCAGGATACGTGCCCCATTGACCGCAAAAATGGCATTTACAAGCTGAAAATCCGTGGATTGGATGCATTCGAAGCACCCTGCAGCTCCACTGGCTGGTTGAGCATACAGAAACGCCACGATGGCTCCGAGAACTTCGATCGCACGTGGCAGGACTACAAGGATGGATTTGGGCGTGTGAGGGGAGAGTTCTTCATCGGTCTGGAGAAAGTGCACCGCATGACGCGGCAACGCAGGCACGAGCTGTACATAAAGCTGGGCAAGATCGATGGCTCCACCAGCTATGCCCACTACGATGACTTCGAAATTGGCGGCGAGCATGAAGCCTATGCACTCAAGTCGCTGGGCCACTACAATGGAACCGCCGGCGATTCCCTGAGGCCACACGAGCGCCAGAAGTTCACCACCAACGACCGGGATAACGATGCCTACAGGTTCAATTGTGCCGCCGATGAGTACGGTGGCTGGTGGTACTACGACTGCGCCAAGAG CATGCTGAATGGCAAGTTCTACAAGGAGGGCCGCTCGCGGAATGGAAAGACCAATGGCATCATGTGGGGTTCGTGGCACAACAACGACTGGACCTACTCGCTTACCTTTGTGGAGATGATGATAAAGCCGCGCAGCTTTTGA
- the LOC120455600 gene encoding glutathione synthetase isoform X1 — translation MSSDANTPVLRNCIRLPLAEDELLEVTAKAKDYAIMHGAAMRSKTAFSPDSLNFAPFVLVPSSFPRKEFEKAVALQPIINRLMHNVAHDEEFITTTLAETIKVDEFTANLFNIYRKVLAHGFTQKTSLGMLRSDLMLESGCPELSPRVLRTAAGEDGGQDAGAAVGQRAGVVVAVGAAAGTGSKEKELQQEQEQKQKQHREVQLGRATKERERRANGVHSAYCCWKQVEINTIASGFGHLGPASKTIQRFVLSELGHADKLHNMPDNNALAGLCDGMVKAWDIYAKPKAVILFIIEDVSYNICDQRFHEFYIRETYPHIKVLRRTLTEVHREGKLGQSKELLLGSQEVAVIYFRAGYEPGHYHSQAEWDARYLMETSLAIKCPSIHYHLAGTKKVQQALAQPAVLERFINDPEEIKAVGKIFTGLYSLDDNEAGNASYEMALRTPERFVLKPQREGGGNNVYGVDIPDALKRMSRVERSAWILMDLIHPPLTKGYMVRPGGDMPPQIVDMVSELGIFGVVIGDAEHIVHNYQAGHMLRTKLSTANEGGVAAGLGALDSPYLIDSDDEDEQK, via the exons ATGTCCAGCGACGCGAATACGCCCGTGCTGCGCAACTGCATCCGGTTGCCGCTGGCGGAGGACGAGCTCCTGGAGGTGACAGCCAAGGCCAAGGACTATGCCATCATGCACGGCGCCGCCATGCGATCGAAGACGGCCTTCAGTCCGGACTCCCTGAAT TTCGCCCCCTTTGTGCTGGTGCCTTCCTCGTTTCCGCGCAAGGAGTTCGAGAAGGCGGTGGCCCTGCAGCCGATCATCAATCGGCTGATGCACAATGTGGCCCACGACGAGGAGTTCATCACGACGACGCTGGCGGAGACGATCAAAGTGGACGAGTTCACGGCCAATCTGTTCAACATCTATCGCAAGGTGCTCGCGCACGGATTCACCCAG AAAACATCGCTGGGAATGCTGCGCAGCGATCTGATGCTGGAGTCCGGCTGTCCAGAGCTGTCGCCACGGGTGCTGCGAACGGCGGCTGGTGAGGATGGTGGTCAGGATGCGGGCGCTGCTGTGGGGCAAAGAGCTGGAGTTGTCGTTGCTGTCGGAGCTGCCGCTGGCACGGGCAGCAAGGAGAAGGAattgcagcaggagcaggagcagaagcagaagcagcacaGGGAGGTCCAGCTGGGCCGGGCCACCAAAGAGCGGGAACGGAGGGCGAACGGCGTCCATTCCGCTTACTGCTGCTGGAAGCAAGTCGAGATCAATACAATAGCATCGGGCTTTGGCCACTTGGGACCAGCAAGTAAAACCATACAAAG ATTCGTACTCAGCGAGCTGGGACATGCGGATAAGCTGCACAAT ATGCCGGATAACAATGCCCTGGCCGGACTCTGCGATGGGATGGTGAAGGCGTGGGACATCTACGCGAAGCCGAAGGCCGTCATCCTGTTCATCATCGAGGATGTGTCGTACAACATCTGCGACCAGCGCTTCCACGAGTTCTACATTCGCGAGACGTACCCGCACATCAAGGTGCTGCGTCGCACCCTCACCGAGGTGCATCGCGAGGGCAAACTGGGCCAGTCCAAGGAGCTGCTCCT GGGTTCGCAAGAGGTGGCCGTCATCTACTTCCGAGCTGGCTACGAGCCCGGACACTATCACTCGCAGGCGGAGTGGGATGCCCGCTACCTGATGGAGACCTCGCTGGCCATCAAGTGCCCCTCCATTCACTACCATCTGGCGGGCACCAAGAAGGTGCAGCAGGCACTCGCCCAGCCGGCGGTGCTCGAGCGTTTCATCAACGATCCGGAGGAGATCAAGGCGGTGGGCAAGATCTTCACGGGTCTCTACTCGCTGGACGACAACGAGGCGGGCAATGCCAGCTACGAAATGGCGTTGCGCACGCCGGAGAGATTCGTGCTGAAGCCTCAGCGCGAGGGTGGTGGCAATAACGTCTACGGCGTGGATATACCCGATGCGCTTAAG CGCATGTCACGCGTGGAGCGCTCCGCCTGGATTCTGATGGACCTGATTCATCCGCCGCTGACCAAGGGCTATATGGTGAGGCCCGGTGGCGATATGCCGCCCCAGATCGTGGACATGGTCTCCGAGCTGGGCATCTTCGGCGTGGTGATCGGAGATGCGGAGCACATTGTGCACAACTACCAGGCGGGACACATGCTGCGTACAAAGCTCTCAACCGCCAACGAAGGAGGCGTGGCAGCCGGTCTGGGCGCCCTGGACAGTCCATATCTAATCGATAGCGATGACGAGGATGAGCAGAAGTAG
- the LOC120455600 gene encoding glutathione synthetase isoform X4 has translation MSSDANTPVLRNCIRLPLAEDELLEVTAKAKDYAIMHGAAMRSKTAFSPDSLNFAPFVLVPSSFPRKEFEKAVALQPIINRLMHNVAHDEEFITTTLAETIKVDEFTANLFNIYRKVLAHGFTQIRTQRAGTCG, from the exons ATGTCCAGCGACGCGAATACGCCCGTGCTGCGCAACTGCATCCGGTTGCCGCTGGCGGAGGACGAGCTCCTGGAGGTGACAGCCAAGGCCAAGGACTATGCCATCATGCACGGCGCCGCCATGCGATCGAAGACGGCCTTCAGTCCGGACTCCCTGAAT TTCGCCCCCTTTGTGCTGGTGCCTTCCTCGTTTCCGCGCAAGGAGTTCGAGAAGGCGGTGGCCCTGCAGCCGATCATCAATCGGCTGATGCACAATGTGGCCCACGACGAGGAGTTCATCACGACGACGCTGGCGGAGACGATCAAAGTGGACGAGTTCACGGCCAATCTGTTCAACATCTATCGCAAGGTGCTCGCGCACGGATTCACCCAG ATTCGTACTCAGCGAGCTGGGACATGCGGATAA
- the LOC120455600 gene encoding glutathione synthetase isoform X2: MSSDANTPVLRNCIRLPLAEDELLEVTAKAKDYAIMHGAAMRSKTAFSPDSLNFAPFVLVPSSFPRKEFEKAVALQPIINRLMHNVAHDEEFITTTLAETIKVDEFTANLFNIYRKVLAHGFTQAYSIGLLRSDYMAHVSEGCAIKQVEINTVASSFAGIATQLVPQQKFVLSELGHADKLHNMPDNNALAGLCDGMVKAWDIYAKPKAVILFIIEDVSYNICDQRFHEFYIRETYPHIKVLRRTLTEVHREGKLGQSKELLLGSQEVAVIYFRAGYEPGHYHSQAEWDARYLMETSLAIKCPSIHYHLAGTKKVQQALAQPAVLERFINDPEEIKAVGKIFTGLYSLDDNEAGNASYEMALRTPERFVLKPQREGGGNNVYGVDIPDALKRMSRVERSAWILMDLIHPPLTKGYMVRPGGDMPPQIVDMVSELGIFGVVIGDAEHIVHNYQAGHMLRTKLSTANEGGVAAGLGALDSPYLIDSDDEDEQK; encoded by the exons ATGTCCAGCGACGCGAATACGCCCGTGCTGCGCAACTGCATCCGGTTGCCGCTGGCGGAGGACGAGCTCCTGGAGGTGACAGCCAAGGCCAAGGACTATGCCATCATGCACGGCGCCGCCATGCGATCGAAGACGGCCTTCAGTCCGGACTCCCTGAAT TTCGCCCCCTTTGTGCTGGTGCCTTCCTCGTTTCCGCGCAAGGAGTTCGAGAAGGCGGTGGCCCTGCAGCCGATCATCAATCGGCTGATGCACAATGTGGCCCACGACGAGGAGTTCATCACGACGACGCTGGCGGAGACGATCAAAGTGGACGAGTTCACGGCCAATCTGTTCAACATCTATCGCAAGGTGCTCGCGCACGGATTCACCCAG GCATATAGCATCGGTCTGTTGCGATCCGACTATATGGCACACGTGTCCGAGGGCTGTGCGATAAAGCAGGTCGAGATCAACACGGTGGCCTCCAGTTTCGCTGGCATAGCCACCCAATTGGTGCCGCAGCAGAA ATTCGTACTCAGCGAGCTGGGACATGCGGATAAGCTGCACAAT ATGCCGGATAACAATGCCCTGGCCGGACTCTGCGATGGGATGGTGAAGGCGTGGGACATCTACGCGAAGCCGAAGGCCGTCATCCTGTTCATCATCGAGGATGTGTCGTACAACATCTGCGACCAGCGCTTCCACGAGTTCTACATTCGCGAGACGTACCCGCACATCAAGGTGCTGCGTCGCACCCTCACCGAGGTGCATCGCGAGGGCAAACTGGGCCAGTCCAAGGAGCTGCTCCT GGGTTCGCAAGAGGTGGCCGTCATCTACTTCCGAGCTGGCTACGAGCCCGGACACTATCACTCGCAGGCGGAGTGGGATGCCCGCTACCTGATGGAGACCTCGCTGGCCATCAAGTGCCCCTCCATTCACTACCATCTGGCGGGCACCAAGAAGGTGCAGCAGGCACTCGCCCAGCCGGCGGTGCTCGAGCGTTTCATCAACGATCCGGAGGAGATCAAGGCGGTGGGCAAGATCTTCACGGGTCTCTACTCGCTGGACGACAACGAGGCGGGCAATGCCAGCTACGAAATGGCGTTGCGCACGCCGGAGAGATTCGTGCTGAAGCCTCAGCGCGAGGGTGGTGGCAATAACGTCTACGGCGTGGATATACCCGATGCGCTTAAG CGCATGTCACGCGTGGAGCGCTCCGCCTGGATTCTGATGGACCTGATTCATCCGCCGCTGACCAAGGGCTATATGGTGAGGCCCGGTGGCGATATGCCGCCCCAGATCGTGGACATGGTCTCCGAGCTGGGCATCTTCGGCGTGGTGATCGGAGATGCGGAGCACATTGTGCACAACTACCAGGCGGGACACATGCTGCGTACAAAGCTCTCAACCGCCAACGAAGGAGGCGTGGCAGCCGGTCTGGGCGCCCTGGACAGTCCATATCTAATCGATAGCGATGACGAGGATGAGCAGAAGTAG
- the LOC120455600 gene encoding glutathione synthetase, chloroplastic isoform X3 — MWPTTRSSSRRRWRRRSKWTSSRPICSTSIARCSRTDSPRFVLSELGHADKLHNMPDNNALAGLCDGMVKAWDIYAKPKAVILFIIEDVSYNICDQRFHEFYIRETYPHIKVLRRTLTEVHREGKLGQSKELLLGSQEVAVIYFRAGYEPGHYHSQAEWDARYLMETSLAIKCPSIHYHLAGTKKVQQALAQPAVLERFINDPEEIKAVGKIFTGLYSLDDNEAGNASYEMALRTPERFVLKPQREGGGNNVYGVDIPDALKRMSRVERSAWILMDLIHPPLTKGYMVRPGGDMPPQIVDMVSELGIFGVVIGDAEHIVHNYQAGHMLRTKLSTANEGGVAAGLGALDSPYLIDSDDEDEQK; from the exons ATGTGGCCCACGACGAGGAGTTCATCACGACGACGCTGGCGGAGACGATCAAAGTGGACGAGTTCACGGCCAATCTGTTCAACATCTATCGCAAGGTGCTCGCGCACGGATTCACCCAG ATTCGTACTCAGCGAGCTGGGACATGCGGATAAGCTGCACAAT ATGCCGGATAACAATGCCCTGGCCGGACTCTGCGATGGGATGGTGAAGGCGTGGGACATCTACGCGAAGCCGAAGGCCGTCATCCTGTTCATCATCGAGGATGTGTCGTACAACATCTGCGACCAGCGCTTCCACGAGTTCTACATTCGCGAGACGTACCCGCACATCAAGGTGCTGCGTCGCACCCTCACCGAGGTGCATCGCGAGGGCAAACTGGGCCAGTCCAAGGAGCTGCTCCT GGGTTCGCAAGAGGTGGCCGTCATCTACTTCCGAGCTGGCTACGAGCCCGGACACTATCACTCGCAGGCGGAGTGGGATGCCCGCTACCTGATGGAGACCTCGCTGGCCATCAAGTGCCCCTCCATTCACTACCATCTGGCGGGCACCAAGAAGGTGCAGCAGGCACTCGCCCAGCCGGCGGTGCTCGAGCGTTTCATCAACGATCCGGAGGAGATCAAGGCGGTGGGCAAGATCTTCACGGGTCTCTACTCGCTGGACGACAACGAGGCGGGCAATGCCAGCTACGAAATGGCGTTGCGCACGCCGGAGAGATTCGTGCTGAAGCCTCAGCGCGAGGGTGGTGGCAATAACGTCTACGGCGTGGATATACCCGATGCGCTTAAG CGCATGTCACGCGTGGAGCGCTCCGCCTGGATTCTGATGGACCTGATTCATCCGCCGCTGACCAAGGGCTATATGGTGAGGCCCGGTGGCGATATGCCGCCCCAGATCGTGGACATGGTCTCCGAGCTGGGCATCTTCGGCGTGGTGATCGGAGATGCGGAGCACATTGTGCACAACTACCAGGCGGGACACATGCTGCGTACAAAGCTCTCAACCGCCAACGAAGGAGGCGTGGCAGCCGGTCTGGGCGCCCTGGACAGTCCATATCTAATCGATAGCGATGACGAGGATGAGCAGAAGTAG
- the LOC120455602 gene encoding mitochondrial fission process protein 1 codes for MAEDKQFIRRDKGTKETSAVMKDVDIYRDTFIRYMGYSNEIGESFRPLVPKSLVAASYGMAIGYVCTDTFDKALRLQMGGASPREVAVKGGDVFCWQMLASVAIPGLVINRITWATKTLLSKAPMPVLKTVPTLVGLASIPLIIHPIDSMVDRLMDATYRKTVR; via the exons ATGGCGGAGGACAAGCAGTTCATCCGCCGGGATAAGGGCACTAAGGAAACCTCCGCGGTCATGAAGGATGTGGACATCTACCGCGACACCTTCATTCGCTACATGG GCTACAGCAACGAGATTGGCGAGTCCTTCCGCCCGCTGGTGCCCAAATCTCTGGTGGCCGCATCCTACGGCATGGCCATCGGATATGTCTGCACGGACACCTTCGACAAGGCACTGCGCCTCCAAATGGGTGGGGCTTCCCCCAGAGAAGTGGCCGTCAAGGGCGGCGACGTCTTCTGCTGGCAGATGCTGGCCTCCGTCGCCATTCCCGGCCTGGTCATCAATCG AATCACCTGGGCCACAAAAACACTGCTGAGCAAGGCGCCGATGCCCGTGCTGAAAACGGTGCCCACTCTGGTGGGTCTCGCCAGCATCCCGCTCATCATTCATCCCATCGACAGCATGGTGGACCGCCTGATGGACGCCACCTACCGCAAGACGGTGAGGTAG
- the LOC120456267 gene encoding vacuolar protein sorting-associated protein 4: protein MAAGTTLQKAIDLVTKATEEDRNKNYAEALRLYEHGVEYFLHTIKYETQGEKAKDSIRAKCLQYLDRAEKLKEYLKKGKKKPIKEGGESSAKDDKDKKSDSDDEDGDDPEKKKLQSKLEDAIVIEKPKVQWSDVAGLDAAKEALKEAVILPIKFPQLFTGKRIPWKGILLFGPPGTGKSYLAKAVATEANRSTFFSVSSSDLMSKWLGESEKLVKNLFELARQHKPSIIFIDEIDSMCSARSDNENDSVRRIKTEFLVQMQGVGNDTDGILVLGATNIPWVLDSAIRRRFEKRIYIPLPEAHARLVMFKIHLGNTTHVLTEQDLKELAGKTEGYSGADISIVVRDALMEPVRKVQTATHFKRVSGPSPTNHEEIVNDLLVPCSPGDQGAIEMNWMDVPSDKLFEPPVTMRDMLKSLSRTKPTVNEDDLKKLRKFTEDFGQEG from the exons ATGGCAGCCGGAACCACACTACAGAAGGCCATCGATCTGGTGACCAAGGCCACCGAAGAGGATCGAAATAAGAACTACGCGGAGGCACTGCGTCTGTATGAGCACGGAGTGGAGTACTTCCTGCACACCATCAAAT ATGAGACGCAGGGCGAGAAGGCCAAGGACTCCATACGGGCCAAGTGTCTGCAGTATTTGGATCGGGCCGAGAAGCTGAAGGAGTACCTGAAGAAGGGCAAAAAGAAACCGATCAAGGAGGGCGGCGAGTCCAGCGCCAAGGACGACAAGGACAAAAAGAGCGATAGCGACGACGAGGATGGTGATGATCCCGAGAAGAAGAAGCTGCAGAGCAAGCTGGAGGACGCCATCGTCATCGAGAAGCCAAAGGTTCAGTGGTCCGATGTCGCTGGCCTGGATGCCGCCAAGGAGGCGCTGAAGGAGGCCGTTATCCTGCCGATTAAATTCCCGCAGCTGTTCACCGGCAAGCGGATTCCGTGGAAGGGCATCCTGCTGTTCGGCCCGCCCGGTACCGGTAAATCCTATCTGGCCAAGGCCGTCGCCACCGAGGCCAATCGCTCCACATTCTTTTCGGTGTCCAGCTCGGATCTGATGTCCAAATGGCTGGGCGAGTCCGAGAAGCTGGTCAAGAATCTCTTCGAACTGGCCCGCCAGCACAAGCCCTCTATCATCTTCATTGACGAGATCGATTCGATGTGCTCGGCGAGATCGGACAACGAGAACGACAGCGTGCGGCGCATCAAGACCGAGTTTCTGGTGCAGATGCAGGGCGTGGGCAATGACACCGATGGCATTCTCGTCCTCGGCGCCACAAACATACCGTGGGTCCTCGACTCGGCCATTCGGCGGCGATTCGAGAAGCGCATCTACATTCCGCTGCCGGAGGCCCACGCCCGCCTCGTCATGTTCAAGATCCATCTGGGCAACACCACGCACGTGCTCACCGAGCAGGATCTCAAGGAGTTGGCCGGCAAAACCGAGGG CTACTCTGGCGCGGATATATCGATTGTGGTGCGCGATGCGCTGATGGAACCTGTGAGGAAAGTGCAGACCGCCACGCATTTCAAGCGGGTATCCGGTCCGAGCCCCACCAACCACGAGGAGATTGTCAACGATTTGCTGGTTCCGTGCTCGCCTGGCGACCAGGGCGCCATCGAGATGAACTGGATGGATGTGCCCAGCGACAAGCTCTTCGAACCGCCCGTAACCATG CGTGACATGCTCAAGTCCTTGTCCCGCACGAAACCCACTGTCAACGAAGACGATCTGAAGAAGCTGCGCAAATTCACAGAGGACTTTGGGCAGGAGGGCTAG